Proteins encoded together in one Felis catus isolate Fca126 chromosome B3, F.catus_Fca126_mat1.0, whole genome shotgun sequence window:
- the SLC25A47 gene encoding solute carrier family 25 member 47, with product MDFVAGAIGGVCGVAVGYPLDTVKVKIQTEPKYRGIWHCVWDTYRRERVWGFYRGLSLPVCTVSLVSSVSFGTYRHCLAHICRFRYGSTDIKPAKTDITLSGFASGLVRVFLTSPTEVAKVRLQTQTQQWRPSASWPSAAPPACPAPPASSGPGPKYRGPLHCLATVAREEGLRGLYKGSSALLFRDGHSFATYFLSYTILCEQLTPTGRSQPDVLGVLVAGGCAGVLAWAVATPMDVIKSRLQADGQGQRRYRGLLHCVVSSVREEGPRVLFKGLTLNCCRAFPVNMVVFVTYEAVLGLTRGLST from the exons GAGTCTGCGGTGTTGCTGTGGGCTACCCCCTGGACACGGTGAAG gTCAAGATCCAGACAGAGCCCAAGTACAGGGGCATCTGGCACTGCGTCTGGGACACGTATCGCCGAGAGCGG GTGTGGGGCTTCTACAGAGGCCTCTCGCTGCCCGTGTGCACCGTGTCCCTGGTCTCGTCCGTGTCTTTCGGCACCTACCGCCATTGCCTGGCACACATCTGCCGATTTCGGTATGGCAGCACGGACATCAAGCCCGCCAAGACTGACATCACGCTCTCGGGATTTGCCTCCGGCTTGGTCCGC GTGTTCCTGACCTCGCCCACCGAGGTGGCCAAGGTCCGCCTGCAGACGCAGACGCAGCAGTGGCGCCCCTCGGCCTCGTGGCCCTCGGCCGCGCCCCCCGCGTGTCCCGCGCCCCCCGCGAGTTCGGGGCCTGGGCCCAAGTACCGAGGACCTCTGCACTGCCTGGCCACGGTGGCCCGTGAGGAGGGGCTGCGGGGCCTCTACAAGGGCAGCTCGGCCCTGCTCTTCCGGGACGGCCACTCCTTCGCCACCTACTTCCTGTCCTACACCATCCTCTGCGAGCAGCTCACCCCCACGGGCCGCAGCCAGCCAG ATGTGCTGGGCGTGCTGGTGGCCGGGGGCTGTGCCGGGGTCCTGGCCTGGGCCGTGGCCACACCCATGGACGTGATCAAGTCGCGCCTGCAGGCGGACGGCCAGGGCCAGCGGCGCTACCGGGGCCTCCTGCACTGCGTGGTGAGCAGCGTTCGGGAGGAGGGGCCGCGGGTCCTCTTCAAGGGGCTGACGCTCAACTGCTGTCGCGCCTTCCCCGTCAACATGGTGGTCTTTGTCACCTACGAAGCCGTGCTGGGGCTCACCCGCGGCCTGTCCACCTAG